One Spinacia oleracea cultivar Varoflay chromosome 4, BTI_SOV_V1, whole genome shotgun sequence DNA segment encodes these proteins:
- the LOC110782708 gene encoding probable WRKY transcription factor 20 isoform X1 gives MDGSLTSVDGDSPGNSGLMIASVDGSDLRRNTNEACASTTGSNPQNNYNNNARYKLMSPAKLPISRSACITVPPMFSPTSFLESPVFLSNLKGEPSPTTGSFFKSQMMQSSSGGSSTFPSVINSSNSLDGNQSSGFEFKPNSGSYSFGGFAFSGSLVSSADLSQQQTGQVNQVQPECPPQSSDPPVAVKSEMNPPNEQRSTVALPSSSVPPEVDSNEFSQKVDSNNEGQTPPSEQKGLGSQVSERTSDDGYNWRKYGQKLVKGSEFPRSYYKCTHPNCEVKKLFERSPDGTITEIIYKGQHDHPKPQPNRRLPAGSMLSALEEKSDKGPPFNGQEGLLAISYGQTVHNNESSGTPDQSSCGANDNSGEVGASQLNRITDDADDDDPYAKRRRMEIGEMDINSVVKPIREPRVVVQTVSEVDILDDGYRWRKYGQKVVRGNPNPRSYYKCTHPGCPVRKHVERASHDPKAVITTYEGKHNHEVPTARNSSHDTAAPQAASLASRMGSREGNDAVSLDLGVGIRSGSGFVPGHHHQQGMGGEHLPGQPQFSSHNLLLLQPNPMSNYPGYVNGGMVLYGSRENHSQGNNSIGNQPVNHSSANSYQQNMGRILMGP, from the exons ATGGACGGCTCACTAACCTCCGTCGACGGCGATTCCCCGGGAAACTCAGGGCTGATGATCGCCTCCGTCGACGGCTCTGATCTTCGCCGGAACACCAACGAAGCGTGCGCCTCCACAACTGGATCAAACCCTCAAAATAATTACAATAATAATGCAAGGTATAAATTGATGTCTCCGGCGAAGCTACCGATCTCAAGATCGGCTTGCATTACCGTGCCTCCTATGTTCAGTCCGACGTCATTTCTTGAGTCCCCCGTCTTCCTGTCCAACCTCAAg GGAGAGCCTTCCCCAACAACTGGTTCCTTTTTCAAGTCGCAAATGATGCAGAGCTCTTCTGGTGGCTCCTCCACATTTCCATCTGTTATAAATAGCTCCAACTCCTTGGATGGTAATCAATCAAGCGGATTTGAGTTCAAACCTAATTCCGGCTCATATTCTTTTGGAGGCTTTGCTTTCTCAGGATCTCTG GTTTCTTCCGCAGATCTGAGCCAACAGCAAACTGGGCAAGTTAACCAAGTCCAACCGGAGTGTCCCCCTCAGTCGTCTGATCCACCTGTAGCAGTTAAAAGTGAAATGAATCCCCCAAATGAACAAAGATCAACTGTAGCTCTTCCATCCTCTAGTGTACCACCTGAAGTTGATTCCAACGAGTTCAGTCAAAAAGTCGACTCTAATAATGAAGGTCAAACACCTCCGTCTGAGCAGAAAGGACTAGGATCTCAAGTATCTGAGCGAACATCAGATGATGGCTACAATTGGAGGAAGTATGGACAGAAGCTTGTCAAGGGAAGTGAATTTCCGAGAAGTTATTATAAATGTACACATCCAAACTGCGAAGTCAAAAAATTGTTTGAGCGCTCACCTGATGGGACGATAACTGAGATTATATACAAGGGCCAGCATGATCATCCAAAACCTCAACCTAACCGCCGACTTCCTGCTGGCTCTATGTTGTCAGCACTTGAAGAGAAGTCTGACAAAGGGCCTCCCTTTAATGGTCAAGAAG GATTGCTTGCAATCTCATATGGTCAAACCGTCCATAACAATGAGTCAAGTGGCACCCCTGACCAATCCTCTTGTGGGGCTAACGACAATAGTGGAGAAGTTGGTGCTTCTCAATTAAATAGGATTACAGATGATGCTGATGACGATGATCCTTACGCGAAGAGGAG GAGGATGGAAATCGGTGAAATGGACATCAATTCGGTAGTCAAGCCTATCCGAGAACCACGTGTTGTTGTTCAAACAGTGAGTGAGGTTGATATTCTTGATGATGGGTACCGCTGGCGCAAGTATGGCCAGAAGGTAGTGAGAGGAAATCCTAATCCAAG GAGTTATTACAAGTGTACTCATCCTGGATGCCCAGTTCGAAAACATGTTGAGAGGGCATCTCATGACCCTAAAGCTGTCATAACCACATACGAGGGGAAACATAATCATGAAGTGCCTACTGCTCGTAATAGtagccacgacacagcagcccCGCAAGCAGCGAGTCTGGCATCAAGGATGGGGTCACGTGAAGGCAATGACGCAGTAAGCCTGGATCTTGGTGTGGGGATTAGGTCAGGTTCTGGGTTCGTTCCTGGTCATCATCACCAGCAGGGTATGGGTGGTGAACATTTACCCGGCCAGCCCCAGTTTAGCAGTCATAATCTTTTGTTGCTTCAACCAAACCCAATGTCGAATTATCCTGGTTATGTAAATGGTGGTATGGTGCTGTATGGTTCTAGGGAAAACCATAGTCAAGGGAATAATAGTATTGGAAATCAGCCTGTAAATCACTCTTCTGCTAATTCATATCAGCAGAACATGGGAAGAATACTCATGGGTCCCTAG
- the LOC110782708 gene encoding probable WRKY transcription factor 20 isoform X2, producing MMQSSSGGSSTFPSVINSSNSLDGNQSSGFEFKPNSGSYSFGGFAFSGSLVSSADLSQQQTGQVNQVQPECPPQSSDPPVAVKSEMNPPNEQRSTVALPSSSVPPEVDSNEFSQKVDSNNEGQTPPSEQKGLGSQVSERTSDDGYNWRKYGQKLVKGSEFPRSYYKCTHPNCEVKKLFERSPDGTITEIIYKGQHDHPKPQPNRRLPAGSMLSALEEKSDKGPPFNGQEGLLAISYGQTVHNNESSGTPDQSSCGANDNSGEVGASQLNRITDDADDDDPYAKRRRMEIGEMDINSVVKPIREPRVVVQTVSEVDILDDGYRWRKYGQKVVRGNPNPRSYYKCTHPGCPVRKHVERASHDPKAVITTYEGKHNHEVPTARNSSHDTAAPQAASLASRMGSREGNDAVSLDLGVGIRSGSGFVPGHHHQQGMGGEHLPGQPQFSSHNLLLLQPNPMSNYPGYVNGGMVLYGSRENHSQGNNSIGNQPVNHSSANSYQQNMGRILMGP from the exons ATGATGCAGAGCTCTTCTGGTGGCTCCTCCACATTTCCATCTGTTATAAATAGCTCCAACTCCTTGGATGGTAATCAATCAAGCGGATTTGAGTTCAAACCTAATTCCGGCTCATATTCTTTTGGAGGCTTTGCTTTCTCAGGATCTCTG GTTTCTTCCGCAGATCTGAGCCAACAGCAAACTGGGCAAGTTAACCAAGTCCAACCGGAGTGTCCCCCTCAGTCGTCTGATCCACCTGTAGCAGTTAAAAGTGAAATGAATCCCCCAAATGAACAAAGATCAACTGTAGCTCTTCCATCCTCTAGTGTACCACCTGAAGTTGATTCCAACGAGTTCAGTCAAAAAGTCGACTCTAATAATGAAGGTCAAACACCTCCGTCTGAGCAGAAAGGACTAGGATCTCAAGTATCTGAGCGAACATCAGATGATGGCTACAATTGGAGGAAGTATGGACAGAAGCTTGTCAAGGGAAGTGAATTTCCGAGAAGTTATTATAAATGTACACATCCAAACTGCGAAGTCAAAAAATTGTTTGAGCGCTCACCTGATGGGACGATAACTGAGATTATATACAAGGGCCAGCATGATCATCCAAAACCTCAACCTAACCGCCGACTTCCTGCTGGCTCTATGTTGTCAGCACTTGAAGAGAAGTCTGACAAAGGGCCTCCCTTTAATGGTCAAGAAG GATTGCTTGCAATCTCATATGGTCAAACCGTCCATAACAATGAGTCAAGTGGCACCCCTGACCAATCCTCTTGTGGGGCTAACGACAATAGTGGAGAAGTTGGTGCTTCTCAATTAAATAGGATTACAGATGATGCTGATGACGATGATCCTTACGCGAAGAGGAG GAGGATGGAAATCGGTGAAATGGACATCAATTCGGTAGTCAAGCCTATCCGAGAACCACGTGTTGTTGTTCAAACAGTGAGTGAGGTTGATATTCTTGATGATGGGTACCGCTGGCGCAAGTATGGCCAGAAGGTAGTGAGAGGAAATCCTAATCCAAG GAGTTATTACAAGTGTACTCATCCTGGATGCCCAGTTCGAAAACATGTTGAGAGGGCATCTCATGACCCTAAAGCTGTCATAACCACATACGAGGGGAAACATAATCATGAAGTGCCTACTGCTCGTAATAGtagccacgacacagcagcccCGCAAGCAGCGAGTCTGGCATCAAGGATGGGGTCACGTGAAGGCAATGACGCAGTAAGCCTGGATCTTGGTGTGGGGATTAGGTCAGGTTCTGGGTTCGTTCCTGGTCATCATCACCAGCAGGGTATGGGTGGTGAACATTTACCCGGCCAGCCCCAGTTTAGCAGTCATAATCTTTTGTTGCTTCAACCAAACCCAATGTCGAATTATCCTGGTTATGTAAATGGTGGTATGGTGCTGTATGGTTCTAGGGAAAACCATAGTCAAGGGAATAATAGTATTGGAAATCAGCCTGTAAATCACTCTTCTGCTAATTCATATCAGCAGAACATGGGAAGAATACTCATGGGTCCCTAG
- the LOC110782713 gene encoding uncharacterized protein, whose product MIVSRKSLNFLCFFLWFFLFSTKLLQFSQVLVNFPIKPLNLAHSHNKCMLAMWISFNSCRKKVDDVICQPKKLSKQRSQDPDEHEHEHELEHEHEHEHEHEHEHEHEHELLTGSKTMESMLSYKQTAPPRSFKEIGIGDPSRNIIEKILGDALTNPKKKMWKIRKVFRVKNSPEVIEKFEKYRDLMKQKALETGNKQQPRSLVDGNELLCFYVTTMTCHSRQSKLFSGLCERSDCNLCRIICSSFDIKYTAMSGIQLCISSEALRESITAVSKGNNSKRAVIICRIIAGRIKGKNDRTNEDYDSIKNYRGFCFKSEHLLVKNPNAVLPCFVLVLN is encoded by the exons ATGATAGTAAGTAGAAAATCTCTTAATTTCCTCTGTTTTTTCCTCtggttttttcttttctctacAAAGCTGTTGCAATTTAGCCAAGTTTTGGTAAACTTCCCCATTAAACCTCTAAATTTAGCACATTCACACAACAAATGCATGTTGGCAATGTGGATTTCATTTAACAGTTGTAGAAAGAAGGTGGATGATGTCATTTGTCAGCCAAAGAAACTCTCCAAGCAAAGAAGCCAAGACCCAGATGAGCATGAGCATGAGCATGAGCTTGAGCATGAGCATGAGCATGAGCATGAGCATGAGCATGAGCATGAGCATGAGCATGAGCTTCTCACTGGTAGTAAAACTATGGAGAGCATGCTAAGTTACAAGCAAACTGCCCCTCCTAGAAGCTTCAAAG AAATTGGTATAGGAGACCCATCAAGGAACATCATCGAAAAGATCCTTGGAGATGCTTTAACAAACCCGAAAAAGAAAATGTGGAAGATCAGAAAGGTATTCAGAGTGAAGAACTCACCTGAAGTCATAGAGAAGTTTGAGAAGTACAGAGACTTGATGAAGCAGAAAGCTTTGGAGACTGGAAACAAGCAGCAACCCAGGAGCTTGGTTGATGGGAATGAGCTCTTATGCTTCTATGTCACTACCATGACTTGCCACAGCAGACAATCAAAGCTATTCTCAGGACTTTGTGAACGTTCTGACTGTAATCTGTGCCGGATTATATGCTCTAGTTTTGACATCAAGTACACAGCAATGTCAGGGATTCAACTATGTATCAGCAGTGAGGCTTTAAGGGAGAGTATAACAGCAGTTTCAAAGGGAAATAATTCTAAAAGGGCAGTGATTATCTGCAGGATTATAGCAGGAAGAATAAAAGGGAAAAATGATAGAACAAATGAAGACTACGATTCGATTAAAAATTACAGAGGCTTTTGTTTCAAGTCTGAGCATTTGTTAGTCAAGAACCCTAATGCTGTACTTCCTTGTTTTGTTCTAGTATTGAACTAA
- the LOC110782711 gene encoding scarecrow-like transcription factor PAT1 isoform X2 has translation MMEPTSDNFDSNNWQHLGEMISRGELKEVLIACAKAVSNEDLLTAEWLISELQHMVSVSGEPIQRLGAYILEGLIARYSSSGISIYKALNCKEPTSGEFLSYMQVLYEVCPYFKFGYMSANGAIAEALKNEDRIHIIDFQIAQGSQWLSLIQALAARPGGPPRVRITGIDDSTSQFARGGGVNIVGERLCTLAKACNLPFEFHAAALSCNNEVKIQNLVLKSEEALAVNFPFLLHHIPDESVGPQNHRDTLLRLVKSWSPKVVTLVEYELNTNSAPFYPRFLETLDYYSAIFESINVTLPRDRKERINVEQHCLAKEIVNIIACEGAERIERHELHGKWRSRFSMAGFRPYPLSPLVNATIKNLLHKYSRSYGLEERDGTLYLGWMNRAMVTSCAWQ, from the coding sequence ATGATGGAACCTACTTCAGATAACTTTGACTCCAATAATTGGCAGCATTTAGGGGAGATGATATCAAGAGGGGAACTTAAAGAGGTGCTAATTGCTTGCGCAAAAGCGGTATCTAATGAAGATTTGTTGACAGCTGAGTGGTTGATTTCTGAGCTACAACACATGGTTTCGGTTTCTGGTGAACCAATTCAAAGGTTGGGAGCTTACATATTAGAAGGGTTAATTGCACGATATTCTTCTTCGGGAATTTCCATCTACAAAGCCTTAAACTGTAAGGAACCTACTAGCGGTGAATTCCTCTCTTATATGCAAGTTCTCTATGAAGTTTGCCCATATTTCAAGTTTGGGTATATGTCAGCAAATGGAGCAATTGCTGAGGCCCTGAAGAATGAGGACAGAATCCATATCATTGATTTTCAGATTGCTCAAGGGAGTCAGTGGCTTAGCCTTATCCAAGCATTGGCAGCTCGACCCGGTGGGCCCCCACGAGTTCGTATAACAGGCATTGATGATTCCACGTCTCAGTTTGCTCGTGGAGGAGGAGTCAACATTGTAGGGGAGAGACTGTGTACGCTTGCTAAGGCGTGTAACCTACCCTTCGAGTTTCATGCTGCAGCACTTAGTTGTAATAATGAGGTTAAAATTCAAAACCTAGTTTTGAAATCTGAAGAAGCTTTGGCTGTTAATTTTCCCTTCTTGTTGCACCacataccagatgagagtgtTGGACCTCAGAATCATCGTGACACGTTGTTGAGGCTTGTAAAGAGCTGGTCACCCAAGGTGGTTACCCTCGTTGAGTATGAATTGAACACAAATTCAGCTCCGTTTTATCCTCGGTTTCTTGAGACCCTTGATTATTATTCTGCAATTTTCGAGTCAATCAATGTCACCCTCCCAAGGGATCGCAAGGAGCGTATCAACGTTGAGCAGCACTGTTTAGCGAAAGAGATTGTTAACATTATAGCATGTGAGGGTGCTGAGAGAATAGAGCGGCATGAGCTACATGGGAAGTGGAGATCCAGGTTTTCAATGGCTGGGTTCAGACCGTATCCTTTGAGCCCGCTAGTAAATGCTACTATCAAGAACTTATTGCACAAGTACAGCAGGAGTTATGGACTTGAAGAGAGAGATGGAACTCTTTACCTTGGGTGGATGAACCGAGCAATGGTTACATCTTGCGCATGGCAGTAA
- the LOC110782711 gene encoding scarecrow-like protein 21 isoform X1 — MQNLRNLQGIYCTFESSLLSGVEKDNFCGSPSTGSYSGNGSTVSLLDHESPSSDNDNLRDQLRELETVMMEPTSDNFDSNNWQHLGEMISRGELKEVLIACAKAVSNEDLLTAEWLISELQHMVSVSGEPIQRLGAYILEGLIARYSSSGISIYKALNCKEPTSGEFLSYMQVLYEVCPYFKFGYMSANGAIAEALKNEDRIHIIDFQIAQGSQWLSLIQALAARPGGPPRVRITGIDDSTSQFARGGGVNIVGERLCTLAKACNLPFEFHAAALSCNNEVKIQNLVLKSEEALAVNFPFLLHHIPDESVGPQNHRDTLLRLVKSWSPKVVTLVEYELNTNSAPFYPRFLETLDYYSAIFESINVTLPRDRKERINVEQHCLAKEIVNIIACEGAERIERHELHGKWRSRFSMAGFRPYPLSPLVNATIKNLLHKYSRSYGLEERDGTLYLGWMNRAMVTSCAWQ; from the coding sequence ATGCAGAATCTTAGAAATCTTCAAGGGATATATTGCACCTTTGAATCTTCATTGTTAAGTGGTGTGGAAAAGGATAACTTTTGTGGATCTCCATCAACTGGAAGCTACTCTGGTAATGGGAGCACAGTTTCACTGCTCGATCATGAATCCCCTTCAAGTGACAATGATAATCTAAGGGACCAACTCAGAGAACTTGAGACTGTTATGATGGAACCTACTTCAGATAACTTTGACTCCAATAATTGGCAGCATTTAGGGGAGATGATATCAAGAGGGGAACTTAAAGAGGTGCTAATTGCTTGCGCAAAAGCGGTATCTAATGAAGATTTGTTGACAGCTGAGTGGTTGATTTCTGAGCTACAACACATGGTTTCGGTTTCTGGTGAACCAATTCAAAGGTTGGGAGCTTACATATTAGAAGGGTTAATTGCACGATATTCTTCTTCGGGAATTTCCATCTACAAAGCCTTAAACTGTAAGGAACCTACTAGCGGTGAATTCCTCTCTTATATGCAAGTTCTCTATGAAGTTTGCCCATATTTCAAGTTTGGGTATATGTCAGCAAATGGAGCAATTGCTGAGGCCCTGAAGAATGAGGACAGAATCCATATCATTGATTTTCAGATTGCTCAAGGGAGTCAGTGGCTTAGCCTTATCCAAGCATTGGCAGCTCGACCCGGTGGGCCCCCACGAGTTCGTATAACAGGCATTGATGATTCCACGTCTCAGTTTGCTCGTGGAGGAGGAGTCAACATTGTAGGGGAGAGACTGTGTACGCTTGCTAAGGCGTGTAACCTACCCTTCGAGTTTCATGCTGCAGCACTTAGTTGTAATAATGAGGTTAAAATTCAAAACCTAGTTTTGAAATCTGAAGAAGCTTTGGCTGTTAATTTTCCCTTCTTGTTGCACCacataccagatgagagtgtTGGACCTCAGAATCATCGTGACACGTTGTTGAGGCTTGTAAAGAGCTGGTCACCCAAGGTGGTTACCCTCGTTGAGTATGAATTGAACACAAATTCAGCTCCGTTTTATCCTCGGTTTCTTGAGACCCTTGATTATTATTCTGCAATTTTCGAGTCAATCAATGTCACCCTCCCAAGGGATCGCAAGGAGCGTATCAACGTTGAGCAGCACTGTTTAGCGAAAGAGATTGTTAACATTATAGCATGTGAGGGTGCTGAGAGAATAGAGCGGCATGAGCTACATGGGAAGTGGAGATCCAGGTTTTCAATGGCTGGGTTCAGACCGTATCCTTTGAGCCCGCTAGTAAATGCTACTATCAAGAACTTATTGCACAAGTACAGCAGGAGTTATGGACTTGAAGAGAGAGATGGAACTCTTTACCTTGGGTGGATGAACCGAGCAATGGTTACATCTTGCGCATGGCAGTAA